The following proteins are encoded in a genomic region of Paenibacillus sp. FSL H3-0469:
- a CDS encoding glycoside hydrolase family 9 protein has translation MFTRSPMPASLKKVFSVSLSLLLILCTVALAPRPAAAAVPPLPGPTHPLLYDNFAGGGLFKQNWTNWFNQSGGSGTFAKTTDGSRTIGKFTQTPVSASSWAKFQPMNETFDLSGYRYMNLSLNNGGYAQSLVRVVISDGITNYNLTGGYVPATAAWTSLQFDLDALSPKIQKKKVKLEIWLRQAGGTYGEMWVDDITFTTAASGSAPQLSPAGMTANTDGSYNQNTDFTFEAVYTDADNEAPFAVQVIIDDTAYAMRESDPADGTYTDGKKYSFLTKLPPGAHTYYFRTTDTTSDEVATSVQTLDVVQASSVIDIAVSQAGYSADDIKNAKFISDTTVTDATYEILDGTNVVYSGTMTYEGLHWNKHVYAIGFSPLTDSGNYRVRSNQVYSYPFEIAPNLWDQYKDEMTAFYRLLRASVATSDAYPAGYSSVAPSAKLYHGAGHLDDAQSADGLTHYDLTGSWYDAGDYGKYGGNQWVGAEIALAYIRYADHDSVKYDNDSNGIPDLVDEAVFGSEYLIKFADQLGGEMYNLRNNASFVHPEKSTDNISGTADDRKLTDLSVGGSAKSAGTLAATARAIRTAIDQGDIPSAQIAELTEFAEQCESAAVVFYEYVVAHPDGPIGSYSTRGGIPNSKLLADVELYLLTGEAKYKNAATATINALTLGDISSTNYWDMSPMSMAEFYPVADAATQSHIHSLLKGQADYFLSMADDTPYGVLNQFKNFGVNEPHASYLGDLLRYYELFGDPAALQGVLKGMYWVFGENPWNISWVSGIGTHHVMFPHTRYNEESNTPGDTGIILPGAMVSGPNMKDPKNKSSVSPWYQDRSLYLDDTNQWRYNEFSISIQAGLLYTVMGLSATPGTGADIAAVPPALPILSPVIGEWVRGEVTVFAQAGDSLSEVQYAATGLPYQPMTVSGDVYSTVSGAVYAAVIDESQSLPYTNRRVDVRAKDPSGGYTYSSTHYTVAPALPDPSNPLLYDDFGGGGFWGGSAANTTWVNWYNQNGGTGTFTKVSADGRTAGQFAQIPANVNSAAKFQPWNDVVDLSGYQYLNITLKNPASPDLRTRIELSDGKRTYNLTGGWAQVPSDWSDLQFNLNALTPAIDKKAVKMSIWLKQDTVTPGQMLVDEIKATNKVSGSAPTLTAGGLNHTTGTTQTDYTFTVTYTDADNQAPFAMELILDGVVRTMQPANPSDNNYVDGRIYQYSAKLPPGQHSYYFHTTDTFTDAVSTGVQSGPGVSEEL, from the coding sequence ATGTTCACCAGAAGCCCAATGCCTGCGAGTCTTAAAAAGGTATTCTCTGTAAGCCTCAGCCTGTTGTTAATTCTATGTACGGTTGCTCTGGCTCCCCGGCCTGCCGCTGCTGCGGTTCCCCCCTTGCCCGGCCCTACACACCCGCTCCTGTACGATAATTTCGCCGGTGGCGGACTCTTCAAACAGAACTGGACGAACTGGTTCAATCAGAGCGGCGGCAGCGGAACCTTCGCCAAGACAACGGACGGTTCCCGTACGATCGGCAAGTTCACACAGACCCCGGTCTCGGCCTCTTCCTGGGCTAAATTTCAGCCGATGAACGAGACCTTCGACCTCTCCGGCTACCGTTATATGAACCTGTCCCTGAACAATGGCGGCTATGCCCAGTCTCTTGTCCGGGTAGTCATCAGCGACGGCATTACCAATTACAATCTGACCGGAGGGTATGTGCCTGCCACGGCGGCCTGGACCAGCCTGCAGTTTGACCTGGATGCCCTCTCCCCCAAGATTCAGAAGAAGAAGGTCAAGCTGGAGATCTGGCTCAGACAGGCGGGCGGCACCTACGGGGAAATGTGGGTAGACGACATCACGTTCACCACAGCCGCAAGCGGCAGCGCTCCCCAGTTAAGCCCGGCAGGGATGACCGCCAATACGGACGGCAGCTACAACCAGAATACGGATTTTACCTTTGAAGCCGTCTATACCGACGCAGATAACGAAGCCCCCTTTGCGGTTCAGGTTATTATCGATGATACCGCCTATGCTATGCGTGAATCCGACCCGGCGGATGGTACCTATACGGATGGCAAAAAATACAGCTTCCTGACGAAGCTCCCGCCAGGCGCTCATACCTACTATTTCCGCACCACCGATACGACCTCCGACGAAGTCGCCACCAGTGTCCAGACGCTGGATGTTGTTCAAGCCTCCTCCGTGATCGATATTGCTGTGAGCCAGGCCGGATACAGTGCGGATGATATTAAGAATGCGAAGTTCATCTCGGACACCACGGTCACAGATGCCACTTATGAAATACTGGACGGAACTAACGTAGTCTACTCGGGCACGATGACCTATGAAGGGCTGCACTGGAATAAGCATGTCTACGCTATCGGCTTCAGCCCGCTCACAGATTCCGGGAACTATAGAGTACGGAGTAATCAGGTGTATTCTTATCCTTTTGAGATCGCTCCGAACCTGTGGGATCAATACAAGGATGAGATGACAGCCTTCTACCGGCTGCTGCGCGCCTCCGTGGCGACCAGCGATGCTTATCCTGCGGGATACAGCAGTGTAGCGCCTTCGGCCAAGCTCTACCACGGGGCCGGCCATCTGGATGATGCACAGTCTGCGGACGGCCTGACCCATTATGATCTGACCGGAAGCTGGTATGACGCCGGGGATTATGGGAAATACGGCGGCAACCAGTGGGTCGGCGCGGAGATTGCCCTGGCTTATATCCGTTATGCTGACCATGACAGTGTGAAGTACGATAACGACAGCAACGGGATTCCTGACCTGGTGGACGAAGCCGTCTTCGGCAGCGAATACCTGATTAAGTTCGCGGATCAGCTCGGCGGAGAGATGTATAATCTCAGGAACAACGCCTCATTTGTCCATCCCGAGAAATCCACCGACAATATCTCCGGCACCGCCGATGACCGCAAGCTGACGGACCTGAGTGTCGGCGGCTCAGCCAAGTCAGCAGGCACACTCGCCGCTACCGCACGGGCGATCCGCACAGCGATTGACCAAGGGGATATCCCATCCGCTCAGATAGCGGAGCTTACGGAGTTCGCTGAACAATGTGAGAGCGCGGCGGTAGTCTTTTATGAATATGTAGTTGCCCATCCTGACGGACCGATAGGCTCTTATTCCACGAGGGGTGGGATTCCCAATTCCAAGCTGCTGGCGGATGTTGAGCTCTATCTGCTGACCGGTGAAGCCAAGTACAAGAATGCTGCTACAGCTACCATTAACGCGCTGACTCTGGGCGACATCTCCTCCACCAACTACTGGGATATGAGTCCAATGTCCATGGCCGAATTCTATCCGGTTGCCGATGCTGCCACACAATCTCATATTCATAGCCTGCTCAAGGGGCAAGCGGATTACTTCCTCTCCATGGCCGATGATACCCCGTATGGGGTGCTGAACCAGTTCAAAAACTTCGGGGTGAACGAGCCCCACGCCTCTTACCTGGGCGATCTGCTGCGGTACTATGAATTATTCGGTGATCCGGCAGCGCTGCAAGGGGTACTTAAAGGGATGTACTGGGTGTTCGGAGAGAATCCGTGGAATATCAGCTGGGTCTCCGGCATCGGCACCCATCATGTGATGTTCCCGCATACCCGCTACAATGAAGAATCCAATACGCCTGGAGACACCGGCATTATCCTTCCGGGAGCCATGGTCAGCGGGCCTAATATGAAGGACCCCAAGAACAAAAGCAGCGTAAGTCCGTGGTATCAGGACCGTTCGCTCTACCTGGATGATACGAACCAGTGGCGGTATAACGAGTTCAGCATCAGCATTCAGGCCGGATTGCTCTATACCGTTATGGGCTTGAGCGCTACTCCGGGGACAGGTGCGGATATTGCCGCGGTGCCGCCGGCCTTACCGATCCTCTCTCCTGTGATTGGAGAATGGGTACGGGGAGAAGTTACCGTGTTTGCCCAAGCCGGGGATTCACTGAGCGAAGTTCAATATGCGGCAACCGGCTTGCCTTATCAGCCAATGACGGTCTCCGGTGACGTGTATTCCACCGTGAGCGGGGCCGTCTACGCTGCGGTTATTGATGAGAGCCAATCCTTGCCTTATACGAACCGGAGAGTGGATGTCCGCGCCAAAGATCCTTCCGGCGGGTACACCTACAGCTCCACACATTACACCGTGGCCCCGGCTCTGCCGGACCCTTCCAATCCGCTGCTCTATGATGATTTCGGAGGCGGCGGCTTCTGGGGAGGTTCAGCGGCCAATACCACCTGGGTCAACTGGTATAACCAGAACGGCGGCACAGGAACATTCACCAAGGTAAGCGCAGACGGACGTACCGCTGGACAGTTCGCCCAGATACCGGCGAATGTGAACTCTGCGGCGAAGTTCCAGCCGTGGAACGATGTGGTCGATCTCAGCGGCTATCAATATCTGAATATTACGCTGAAGAATCCTGCCTCACCTGACCTAAGAACACGGATTGAGCTGAGTGACGGCAAGCGAACCTATAATCTGACCGGAGGCTGGGCCCAGGTTCCGTCCGACTGGAGTGACCTGCAATTCAATCTGAATGCCCTGACCCCGGCCATAGATAAAAAGGCAGTGAAGATGTCCATCTGGCTGAAGCAGGATACTGTCACTCCAGGTCAAATGCTGGTTGACGAGATTAAAGCCACTAATAAAGTCAGCGGAAGCGCGCCCACCCTGACCGCAGGCGGCTTAAATCACACTACCGGCACCACGCAGACAGATTATACGTTCACTGTCACTTATACGGATGCCGATAATCAGGCACCTTTTGCCATGGAGCTGATTCTGGACGGTGTCGTCCGCACCATGCAGCCCGCCAATCCAAGTGACAATAATTATGTGGACGGCCGAATCTATCAATACAGCGCCAAGCTGCCCCCGGGCCAGCATTCCTACTACTTCCACACTACAGATACCTTCACCGATGCGGTAAGCACCGGGGTGCAAAGTGGTCCTGGGGTTAGTGAAGAGCTGTAA
- a CDS encoding IS3 family transposase encodes MEDHRSEFPVEKMCRVFQVSRSGYYKWRTAEPSPQATRKALLLKRIAYHFHDSKGRYGSPKIKVLLEREGHRVSERTVGKYMKELGLRSCVAKRFRVCTTDSNHPLPIAPNLLNQQFHTEKPNQTWVADITYIPCREGRMYLASVLDLCTREIVGWRLSDRMTTDLVQGALDAAYQAKRPGKGLIHHSDRGSQYASADYRERLKSYQMTASMSRKGNCYDNACIESFHSLLKKELVYWNRFKTKQQAYDAIFQYIEFFYNRKRIHGALGYVSPVQFAATFKRKTM; translated from the coding sequence ATTGAAGATCATCGCTCCGAGTTCCCTGTGGAGAAGATGTGCCGTGTCTTTCAGGTGTCCCGGAGCGGTTATTACAAATGGAGAACAGCAGAACCTAGCCCCCAAGCCACCCGCAAAGCGTTGCTATTAAAGCGGATAGCCTATCATTTCCATGACTCTAAGGGTCGCTATGGCAGTCCCAAAATCAAGGTTCTCCTCGAACGTGAAGGGCACCGGGTCAGTGAACGCACCGTAGGAAAGTATATGAAGGAACTCGGTCTGCGCTCTTGTGTCGCGAAACGATTTCGGGTATGCACCACCGACTCCAACCATCCGTTACCCATTGCCCCCAACCTGTTGAACCAGCAATTTCACACGGAAAAGCCGAACCAGACGTGGGTGGCGGATATCACCTACATTCCCTGCCGGGAAGGACGGATGTACTTGGCGAGCGTACTGGACCTGTGTACCCGGGAGATTGTCGGCTGGCGGCTTAGCGACCGGATGACCACTGACCTCGTACAAGGCGCTCTGGACGCTGCTTATCAGGCCAAACGCCCCGGGAAGGGCTTGATTCATCATTCGGATCGGGGCTCCCAGTACGCCTCTGCAGACTACCGGGAACGCCTAAAGTCGTACCAGATGACTGCAAGCATGAGCCGCAAAGGAAACTGTTATGATAACGCCTGTATCGAATCGTTTCACAGCCTCTTAAAAAAAGAGTTGGTGTACTGGAATCGATTTAAAACGAAGCAACAGGCGTATGATGCCATCTTCCAGTACATTGAATTTTTCTACAACCGCAAACGAATCCATGGGGCGCTGGGTTACGTTTCTCCGGTTCAGTTTGCAGCCACATTTAAGCGAAAAACGATGTAG
- a CDS encoding ankyrin repeat domain-containing protein — protein MNGGRSTMSDENMMWLAIDDPLAISAVQAIRTGDVPGLTQLLASNPGLATARIVGTEEGRASNEGSGETGDAEASSVNSANANSEDPGANGVNSGFGTNRGLSRALLHIATDSPGHYPNNAAVVTALIEAGAEVNAQFSGPHSETPLHWAASCDDVEVLDLLLDAGADIEAPGAVIAGGTPLDDAVAFAQWQAAQRLVERGAQPALWHAAALGLLDAMEAHFTGHPLPRRYPWGASSASAAPDEVNVAFWCACHGGQRAAAEFLLAQGAELSWPSPWDGLTPLDVAKRSHATELAAWLESLGAQSAHL, from the coding sequence ATGAATGGAGGGAGATCTACGATGAGTGATGAGAATATGATGTGGCTGGCGATTGACGATCCGCTGGCAATTTCGGCGGTGCAGGCGATTCGTACCGGCGATGTGCCGGGATTGACACAATTGCTGGCTAGTAACCCGGGGCTGGCTACAGCCCGGATTGTTGGAACTGAAGAGGGGCGTGCAAGTAACGAAGGCAGTGGGGAGACTGGCGATGCTGAAGCTAGCAGCGTGAACAGTGCCAATGCTAATAGCGAAGACCCTGGGGCAAACGGCGTGAACTCTGGCTTCGGCACTAATCGCGGGCTGTCACGCGCGCTGCTGCATATAGCCACCGATTCGCCGGGGCATTATCCCAACAATGCAGCGGTGGTCACTGCGCTGATTGAAGCCGGGGCCGAGGTGAATGCGCAGTTCAGCGGGCCGCATAGCGAAACGCCGCTGCATTGGGCAGCAAGCTGTGACGATGTCGAGGTGCTGGACCTGCTGCTCGATGCCGGTGCCGACATCGAGGCCCCCGGCGCAGTCATCGCTGGCGGGACCCCGCTGGACGACGCCGTAGCATTCGCTCAGTGGCAGGCGGCGCAGCGGCTGGTGGAGCGCGGTGCGCAGCCTGCGCTATGGCACGCGGCGGCGCTCGGTCTGCTTGATGCGATGGAGGCACACTTCACCGGACATCCGCTCCCGCGCCGCTACCCTTGGGGCGCAAGCTCCGCTTCAGCAGCACCAGACGAGGTTAACGTCGCGTTCTGGTGCGCCTGCCACGGCGGACAGCGTGCCGCCGCCGAATTCCTGCTCGCCCAAGGAGCCGAGCTGAGTTGGCCTTCCCCATGGGACGGCCTCACTCCCCTTGACGTGGCGAAGCGCAGCCATGCCACTGAACTGGCAGCATGGCTTGAGAGCCTGGGTGCCCAGTCCGCCCATCTGTAA
- a CDS encoding serine hydrolase, giving the protein MKLSLLRRRSAFWTRTMLSAALVLTLTAPAVQAAAVPPASTAPAAATAAAKPLTTENAAAFLKQFFSSDAVKAQLSGAVVVMVKDGKTVIEEGFGFADKAAKSKVDPDKTVFRLASVSKTFTATAAMQLVEQGKLDLKADFQTYTGPMAFDNPFGVPVTVGDLLSHTTGFRIQDPLPEDINQDFTTKVSIEDYVVKHMPPVVREPGTSYMYDNFASLLLGLVVEKASGMPYEDYMQQHVFAPLKMGSSGFLLEGKLKDNLATAYDATGKEVDLYNVTPTVMPHGGMLSTGDDVAKFMTAFLNGGAVDNNRILKADTVQSMEEYRSAIHPLLPNTTYGFEAPIQLPGAGSSPKIITKAGDLIGFSSYMFLIPEQNTGVFIGYNQQSTLRELFYPAFIQTFFPQYAAPVKLDAYKPMSADALRVFTGYYADLRIKSLVSTVSVQNGALTINDAFLGSRKLIQIDDNLFKDELTGKLTGFAMKADGQSAYMKEPYLNPFSYAQKGPDGVGYADVPASHPYATPVQMLQSLGYLTNDATLSFQPEAGVTRAQYVRLMMESSGLKGSTTEKLAFPDLQGHPDAAYIQQAVELGMIEGTASGEFQPDRVISRQEAAVMIWRMYTAQYPDKLFQKVKLAGNTDKWAVPAVKMAVALGLYGPDFKPDAKGAVDYKSRAALSKKENAAILYALFTNPIDQIVAKLSQQAGDGGK; this is encoded by the coding sequence ATGAAATTATCATTGTTGCGCCGCCGCTCTGCCTTTTGGACGAGGACCATGCTTTCGGCTGCACTGGTTCTGACACTTACGGCTCCGGCTGTTCAGGCCGCCGCCGTTCCCCCTGCTTCTACCGCTCCGGCAGCTGCCACTGCAGCGGCCAAGCCGCTGACAACAGAGAATGCTGCGGCCTTCCTCAAGCAATTCTTCAGTTCGGATGCGGTGAAAGCGCAGCTATCCGGTGCGGTTGTGGTAATGGTGAAGGATGGCAAGACGGTTATCGAAGAAGGCTTCGGATTTGCGGATAAGGCTGCCAAAAGTAAGGTAGACCCTGACAAAACCGTCTTCCGTCTGGCCTCGGTATCCAAAACCTTCACTGCGACTGCCGCCATGCAGCTCGTTGAGCAAGGCAAGCTGGATTTGAAAGCGGATTTCCAGACTTATACCGGTCCGATGGCCTTCGACAACCCCTTCGGGGTTCCGGTAACTGTGGGGGATCTGCTGAGCCACACCACCGGCTTCCGTATCCAGGACCCGCTGCCGGAGGATATCAACCAGGATTTCACCACCAAGGTGTCGATTGAGGATTATGTGGTGAAACATATGCCGCCGGTGGTGCGTGAGCCGGGTACTTCCTACATGTATGACAACTTCGCTTCACTGCTGCTCGGTCTGGTAGTGGAGAAGGCAAGCGGCATGCCTTACGAGGATTATATGCAGCAGCATGTCTTCGCCCCGCTGAAGATGGGTTCAAGCGGCTTCCTGCTGGAAGGCAAGCTGAAGGACAATCTTGCTACAGCCTATGACGCCACGGGCAAAGAGGTTGATCTCTACAACGTGACGCCAACCGTGATGCCGCATGGCGGCATGTTGTCCACCGGCGATGATGTTGCCAAGTTCATGACGGCTTTTCTGAACGGGGGAGCGGTTGACAATAACCGCATTCTGAAGGCGGACACTGTACAATCGATGGAGGAATACCGTTCTGCTATCCATCCCTTGCTGCCGAATACTACCTATGGTTTCGAGGCGCCTATACAGCTTCCCGGAGCCGGCAGCAGCCCCAAGATTATCACCAAGGCCGGTGATTTGATTGGATTCAGCTCTTATATGTTTCTTATTCCCGAGCAGAATACCGGGGTGTTCATTGGCTATAATCAGCAAAGTACACTGCGTGAGCTGTTCTACCCGGCCTTTATCCAGACATTCTTCCCGCAATATGCCGCACCGGTGAAGCTGGATGCTTACAAGCCGATGAGCGCTGATGCACTGAGGGTATTCACCGGCTACTATGCGGATCTCCGTATCAAGAGTCTGGTGTCTACAGTGTCTGTGCAGAATGGTGCGCTAACGATTAATGATGCTTTCCTGGGTTCCCGCAAGCTGATCCAGATAGATGATAATCTGTTCAAGGATGAGCTGACCGGCAAATTAACGGGCTTCGCCATGAAAGCAGACGGACAAAGCGCGTATATGAAGGAGCCTTACCTCAATCCGTTCAGTTATGCCCAGAAGGGGCCGGACGGCGTTGGTTATGCCGACGTTCCCGCGAGCCATCCTTATGCCACTCCGGTGCAGATGCTCCAGTCGCTGGGGTATCTGACGAATGATGCCACGCTGAGCTTCCAGCCTGAGGCAGGCGTTACGCGCGCCCAGTATGTGCGACTGATGATGGAGAGCAGCGGGCTCAAAGGAAGCACTACTGAGAAGCTGGCCTTCCCGGATCTGCAGGGCCATCCCGATGCCGCTTACATCCAGCAGGCTGTTGAGCTGGGAATGATTGAAGGAACGGCTAGCGGAGAGTTCCAGCCGGACCGGGTCATCTCGCGTCAGGAGGCGGCAGTCATGATCTGGAGAATGTACACTGCGCAGTACCCGGATAAGCTGTTCCAGAAGGTGAAGCTGGCCGGAAACACCGATAAATGGGCAGTTCCCGCAGTGAAAATGGCCGTCGCCCTGGGCCTGTACGGACCGGACTTCAAGCCGGATGCCAAGGGCGCTGTGGACTACAAGTCCAGAGCCGCGCTGAGCAAAAAGGAGAACGCCGCCATCCTGTATGCGTTGTTCACGAACCCGATCGACCAGATCGTCGCCAAGCTGTCGCAGCAGGCTGGGGACGGAGGGAAGTAA
- a CDS encoding transposase, protein MSGTRRSYNEEYKRQTVKYIQEQTKTVAELALELDIPAKTLHKWLGQYRQFENEPIITPDKYRELERQLKERERELADLTEEMAILKKAVHIFSNPKN, encoded by the coding sequence ATGAGTGGAACACGGAGAAGCTACAATGAAGAATACAAAAGACAGACCGTCAAGTACATCCAGGAGCAGACGAAAACGGTAGCGGAATTGGCCCTGGAGCTGGACATCCCCGCCAAAACGTTGCATAAATGGCTAGGACAGTATCGGCAGTTTGAGAATGAGCCCATCATTACTCCAGACAAATACAGAGAGCTGGAACGTCAACTGAAGGAGAGGGAGCGAGAGCTCGCAGACCTGACCGAAGAGATGGCCATCCTAAAAAAAGCAGTGCACATCTTCAGCAACCCAAAGAACTGA
- a CDS encoding DUF561 domain-containing protein: MSITQLLGIKYPIFQGGMAQIAVSPLVGAVSNAGGLGIIGSGGFTADRLRDEIRKAKASTDKPFAVNLMLMMNNIPELIQVIIEEGVKIVTTGAGTPAPYMPILKEHGIIVIPVVPSVKIAKKMEALGVDAIVAEGTEAGGHVGETTTMALLPQVASAVSIPVIGAGGIADGRGIAAAFALGAQGVQVGTRFLATVECPTHENFKLAVINADDTSTTVTGRSLGGPVRSIKNSMIAEFLRMENEKASREELESLSLGSLRRAVYEGDTDTGSVMAGQICGMVNKITTVEEMITTMFAEAQEVMDKMGKVTFEAVAHA; encoded by the coding sequence ATGTCGATTACACAACTGTTAGGAATTAAATATCCGATTTTCCAGGGCGGTATGGCTCAGATTGCCGTGTCTCCGCTGGTAGGCGCTGTATCCAACGCTGGCGGGCTGGGCATCATCGGCTCCGGCGGCTTCACTGCCGACCGTCTCCGTGACGAGATCCGCAAGGCCAAAGCAAGCACCGATAAGCCGTTTGCCGTTAACCTGATGCTGATGATGAACAATATTCCTGAACTGATCCAGGTTATCATCGAAGAAGGCGTGAAGATCGTAACCACAGGCGCAGGTACACCTGCTCCATATATGCCGATTCTGAAGGAACATGGCATTATCGTGATTCCGGTCGTGCCTTCCGTCAAAATCGCCAAGAAAATGGAAGCGCTCGGTGTCGATGCGATTGTAGCTGAGGGAACGGAAGCTGGCGGACATGTTGGTGAAACTACGACGATGGCCTTGCTGCCGCAAGTCGCCAGCGCGGTATCGATTCCGGTAATCGGGGCCGGCGGGATTGCCGATGGACGCGGGATTGCCGCTGCTTTTGCACTCGGAGCCCAGGGTGTTCAGGTTGGAACACGGTTCCTAGCGACTGTGGAATGCCCGACACATGAGAACTTCAAGCTGGCGGTCATCAACGCCGATGATACCAGCACAACCGTAACTGGCCGCAGCCTGGGCGGTCCGGTAAGAAGCATTAAGAACAGCATGATTGCCGAATTCCTCAGAATGGAGAATGAGAAGGCATCACGTGAGGAGCTGGAGAGCTTAAGCCTCGGCTCGCTGCGCAGAGCTGTATATGAAGGAGATACCGATACCGGCTCCGTAATGGCAGGACAGATCTGCGGGATGGTCAACAAGATTACCACCGTGGAAGAGATGATTACCACTATGTTCGCTGAGGCGCAGGAAGTCATGGACAAGATGGGCAAAGTAACCTTTGAAGCTGTAGCACATGCCTAA
- a CDS encoding sigma 54-interacting transcriptional regulator, producing the protein MTKKNKNTHKPSIDEFVEEYPSTLFVTDQNGNILISNEFTALTIGIHLEELLKANVQDLVKAGYYGHSITMEAIATKQKVSRTVNTSRGFHVFSSAIPILDKDGEVQLVVTTSNEFSQEQNYYEANVPVAQQIHKQLGGMAAEKKKGIVAESLAMKQIIKVCNQIASYDSKVLIYGESGTGKEVIAKYIHLKSEKWKGPFIPINCAAIAPALFEYELFGYEKGVLEGQTEVKAGMIEIANGGVLFLDEIADLPMEMQAKLLRVLENNEVRRVGGITNIPVHCRVIAATNRDLWSLVKKGLFREDLYYRINVIPIHIPPLRNRKLDLVGLISSFIASFNEMYGKKYVLSAEEFDKMLNEPWHGNVRELRNYIERLVVTGHVGQSMQEEEQIGDWFSLDHFIEKNKHQLSTLKDFTAVAEGHYIKKVLQDCAGNGTEAAKRLNVDRSVIYRKLKKMEEVLRFK; encoded by the coding sequence GTGACCAAAAAAAACAAAAACACCCATAAACCCTCAATCGACGAATTCGTGGAAGAATATCCGTCTACGTTATTTGTTACCGATCAGAACGGGAATATCCTGATTTCCAATGAATTCACCGCGCTAACCATCGGTATCCATCTGGAGGAGCTGCTTAAGGCTAACGTCCAGGATCTGGTAAAGGCGGGCTACTACGGCCATTCCATCACGATGGAGGCTATCGCGACTAAGCAGAAGGTATCCCGGACCGTCAATACCTCCAGAGGCTTCCATGTCTTTTCGTCAGCGATTCCTATTCTGGACAAGGACGGGGAGGTACAGCTGGTCGTTACCACCTCCAATGAATTCAGCCAGGAGCAGAACTATTATGAAGCAAATGTGCCTGTCGCCCAGCAGATCCATAAGCAGTTAGGCGGTATGGCGGCGGAGAAGAAGAAGGGGATCGTGGCTGAGAGTCTGGCGATGAAGCAGATTATCAAGGTCTGTAACCAGATTGCGTCTTATGACAGCAAGGTGCTGATCTACGGCGAGTCCGGGACGGGCAAAGAGGTGATCGCCAAGTACATCCATCTGAAGAGCGAGAAGTGGAAGGGGCCGTTCATTCCGATTAACTGCGCTGCGATTGCTCCGGCTCTTTTTGAATATGAATTGTTCGGGTACGAGAAGGGCGTGCTTGAGGGACAGACGGAGGTCAAGGCCGGAATGATCGAAATTGCGAATGGCGGCGTGCTGTTCCTTGATGAGATTGCCGATTTGCCGATGGAGATGCAGGCCAAGTTATTACGGGTGCTTGAAAATAATGAAGTGAGACGCGTGGGCGGGATTACAAATATTCCGGTCCATTGCCGCGTGATCGCAGCCACCAACCGGGATCTGTGGAGTCTGGTTAAGAAGGGGCTGTTCCGCGAAGATCTGTATTACCGGATTAATGTGATTCCGATTCATATCCCGCCGCTGCGCAACCGCAAGCTGGATCTGGTAGGGTTAATCTCCAGCTTCATCGCCAGCTTCAATGAAATGTACGGCAAGAAATATGTGCTCAGTGCCGAAGAGTTCGACAAGATGCTGAACGAGCCTTGGCATGGGAACGTGAGAGAGCTAAGGAATTACATCGAGAGACTGGTTGTAACCGGGCATGTGGGCCAGAGTATGCAAGAGGAAGAGCAGATCGGCGACTGGTTCTCCCTCGACCATTTTATTGAGAAGAATAAGCACCAGCTCTCCACCCTGAAGGATTTCACTGCCGTAGCGGAGGGCCATTATATCAAAAAAGTGCTGCAGGATTGTGCCGGGAACGGGACGGAGGCGGCCAAGCGCTTGAACGTTGACCGGTCGGTAATCTACAGAAAGCTGAAGAAGATGGAAGAGGTGCTGCGATTTAAATGA